One Parageobacillus sp. KH3-4 genomic region harbors:
- a CDS encoding DUF3784 domain-containing protein, producing MYLGVVICSIVSLLMILLGYLIWAKKKLFLIAGYDEETFVGDKEKLAKAMGMFSIFIGILTFILPFTLEYIGSFTGYIFAIIIVLGTIVMFIYVNMLNRK from the coding sequence ATGTATCTTGGGGTGGTTATTTGTAGTATTGTTAGTTTATTGATGATTTTACTGGGGTATTTAATTTGGGCAAAAAAGAAATTATTCCTTATAGCAGGTTATGATGAGGAAACTTTTGTAGGAGACAAAGAAAAATTAGCAAAAGCAATGGGCATGTTTTCTATATTCATTGGCATACTTACCTTTATTCTTCCATTTACTCTTGAGTATATTGGTTCATTCACAGGGTATATATTTGCAATAATTATCGTGTTGGGGACGATTGTAATGTTTATTTATGTCAATATGCTCAATAGAAAGTGA